GAAACACCATCTGGATATCCCGACGGACTTTCCGCACTTCATTCGCCGGCAGTTTTGTCAAATCTTTTCCTTGGAACTCTACGACGCCCTCTGTCGGTTCAAGCAGCTGCATGATTGTCCGGCCTGTCGTTGATTTGCCGCAGCCGCTTTCACCTACAATGCCGAGCGTCTCACCTTCATTTACATGAAATGAAACATCGTCGATTGCTTTGACATAGCCGACAGTTCTGCCGATCAATCCTTTATGAATCGGAAAATACTTTTTTAATCCTTCAACTCTCAGCAGCGGCTTGTTCATCTGTGCCCGTCACCCCTTCTTGCCCGTCATATAAAAAGCATCTGGTCTGGTGATTGTCAGCGTTTTGATATAGTTCCGGAGTTTGCACCCAGCACCTGGAGAAAGCGCTTTCACACCTTGCTGCGAATCTGCAGCCCTTTTCGATGGAGCCCGGTTTCGGCACATTGCCCGGAATAGAATAGAGACGGTCTTTTTTATCCCGCATATCCGGCACCGACTGAATTAGCCCCCGCGTATAAGGATGACACGGATTTTCAAATATGTCTTCGGTTGTCGCTTCCTCTATCACTTGGCCTGCATACATTACTACGACACGTTCGCAAGTTTCCGCCACAACTCCCAAGTCATGCGTGATTAATAGAATCGCTGTATTCATGCGTTCATTGAGTTCGCGCATCAGTTTTAGAATTTGGGCCTGAATCGTTACATCCAATGCTGTTGTCGGTTCATCTGCAATGAGGACTTTGGGATCACAAACCAGTGCCATCGCAATCATCACACGCTGACGCATACCGCCTGAAAGCTGATGCGGATATTCTTTCATAATTTCTTCTGAACGGGGCAGTCCGACTAATTTCAACATCTCAATTGCCCGCTCTTTTATTTGCTTTTTCGACCATTTCTTTTCATGCAGGGAAATCGCTTCCGACATCTGATTGCCAATTGTAAATAGCGGATTCAATGATGTCATAGGCTCCTGGAAAATCATCGCTACATCATTCCCGCGAATTTTCCTCATTTCCTTTTCGGATTTTTTGAGAAGATCCTGGCCTTCAAAGAGGATTTCCCCTCCAGTAATTTTGCCGGGAGGATTTGGAACTAACTGCATAATAGACAGTGAGGTTACACTCTTTCCACAGCCGGATTCCCCTACAATCCCCAAGACTTCCCCTTCTCTTACATAAAAGTCCACGTGATCTACTGCTGGAATTTCCCCTGAATCCGTGAAAAAGGTCGTTTGCAAATCCTTAACTTGAAGTAATTTCTTTCTTTCGTTCATTTGCTCACCTTTTTCTATTTTCTGAAATAACCCATTAATCACTATTATACTTTTTTTCTAATTAAACGCAAGATGCTTTTTTAATAAAATATTATATTGAGAAAAATCTGTCAAAATAAAAGAAACGCAGCAGGAAATGTTTTACCTAAGCGTTTCTCGTAACTGACTATTTTTTATAATGTTATATCTATCCTATTACTTGTATATTGATTCACGTTGCCAGATTGCCTTTCCGTCTACAAAATCCGGCGCTCGTAAATCTAATAACTCATATACACTTGGCGCTATATCCGTCATAGTAATGCGATCAGTTATTTCACCGGGTTTTATCATTGGGCCTGCTGCATATAGAATAGGCCGCAGGCGCGGACGTTCTGGATCTCCCCCATGACTCCCCATTTCCTGCGTTGGTTCAACAGCAATTTCCGCGTCTTTTCCCATCAAATAGCCCGGGGCTGCCGACAGAAACACATCCCCGCTATTATCATTGTTTATTTTGTCATAATCCTCTGCTCCTGCCATCCACACTTTTTCATATGGAGAAACTTGCACTTTTTTGCGGTCAGACAACAAGGTGATGCCCGGATAGGAATACGCAATATCGGATGCACCGGTAAGCCAGCGCAATATCGGGTGGGCTGTTTCTTCAAGGTTTTGTATTAGACTTGAAAATACCGTTCTTCCAGTAAATACCGAAACAATCTCCTTCCTCACTTGATCAAATTCTTCCGGTTCGACAATCCCCTTTTTTTCTCGGCCTTTCAAGTTCACATATACATGTGCTATCGTTCCGCTTGCTTCGGCATAAGCTTTCGTTTTCGTTTGATCTATTTCTCCACTCTGATTCTTTACAAGTAAGCCGGCCTTTTCGAGCTCTTTATTCGGTGACAGTCTGGTATGAATCGGTTCGAGTCCGTGATCTGATACGATGAATAAATAATCTTCTGGATTCATGTCGTTCCAGATTCTCCCGATCGCCTGGTCTGCTTGACTGAACGCCCAGCTGACATACATCTCTTTCTCCAGTATATTTGCTGTCACATACCCAGGCTGGGCTGGCTCTCTTAGCAGGTATTCATGCAATTCATTGTCTACTACAGGGTAATAATAAAACAGCAAGTCAGGACGGTACTGTTCTTTAATATACAAACTGACATCCGTAACCCAGTCAGTAAACCGTTCTCCTGCCTGTTCATATTCTTCCCTTGTAATGTCTCCATTCGTAAATGCGGTCAGCTCGTCAGCAGCAGGGTAAAACCCAAATCGCTCGTCAATATCTTCGGCGAACTTACCCGGCCCCCTATAAAGGCCGCCCATTACAGTTCCCTGAAACAGCTGTAACTCTTCGTTATTATCAGGGTTCTTCTTAAGTTTCATATAAAAACCGGCACTGTCCAATGATGGCACGTCCAATGCCGCCGCAACCCAGTCTTCCACAGAAATTTCTTCTCCAATTTCCTTTTGATTCATGGACAGATAAAACTTTGGTTCATGTTCATCCGTTCTTAACACATATAGCTGCAGTGACGGAGAATTTTTAATATCCAATGAAATTACGGCTTCTTCAACATCCATAGAGCCCGAAGATAATTGTTCCGCCCGCTCATCTTCAATGGGTGAAAAGCTTAGGTCATGAAGCTCCGAGTCCGCTAATGTGCCGCCTGAATAAACTGCATACGTCGCAGCAGAAGCGTTATCCGGATTCGAGTCAGGAAAAGCAACAGTGGCCGTCACTTTGCCTTGATCCCTCGCTTCCTTCCATATAGGCGTGACTCCAAGTGTTTGTGAAAATCCGCTCTGATCATCCTTAACTTTTTCACCTGAAGAATGAAACTGATTACTGACAATACCTGTTTTTGCAGGGCCTGCGCCGGTTGCCATTGCGGCATGTGACGGCGCGGTCAAAGACGGGGTGACCGTAACAAAATCCGTTGCATAGGCTGCCTCTTGCTGGAATTTCTGTAAGTTGCGCATGATTCCTTTATCCATATAACGCTTCGCATCCATATAACCTAATCCGTCAAACGATACAACGCTGATTGTTCCAGCCGATTCCGCTGCCCGGACAGATGGATTATTTATAGTACATATTATAGTGATAAAAATAATAATGAAGACAGTCATTCGATTGGTCATAGTGGCTTCCCTCGCTTTACAGAACTATTCCCTGTAAGAATTCACGGTAAACTTGCTAACTGCAAGGATTTAAAAGAGTCAATATTCCTCTAGCGAACTTCATACAACTATTGCGAAATAACAAATAGTTCTTTTTATTCATTTCATATTTTTTTCAATAAATAACTTGCAATGTATCTATTTTAGGATTAATGTTGCCTTGAGGAAACATTATTTCCTTAGGGAAACTTTAAAGTTTCTCATCGTTTCTTTGGAGGTGAAAATTTGAAGCCATTTGTTCTACCTGAACTGCCTTACGCAGTAGACGGACTTGAACCGTATATCGATGCACGGACATTGGAGATCCATCACGGAAAACACCACCAGACGTATGTCAATAACTTAAATGCTGCTCTGGAAAATCACGAAGAGCTGCAGTCTCAATCCCTTGAGTCTTTATTGACAGATCTCAGTCAGGTTCCTGAGGAGATTCGCACCGCTGTTCAAAATAACGGCGGCGGACATTACTGTCACAGCTTGTTCTGGGAATCCATGACAGTGAAAGGTAAAGGTGAACCGTCAGCAGACATTAAACGGGAAATCGATAAGTATTTTACTACATTCGATAATTTTCAAGATGTCCTGTCAAAAGCGGCGATCAGCCGGTTCGGCAGCGGATATGGCTGGCTCGTATTGAATAATGGCGAGCTGGAAGTCATGAGCACGCCAAATCAGGATACGCCGTTGAAAGACGGAAAGACTCCATTGCTCGTAATCGATGTATGGGAACACGCTTATTACTTGGCATATCAGAACCGCCGCCCCGATTTTGTGAAAAATTGGTGGCATACAGTGGACTGGGATGTTGTCAATGAGCGCTTCCTGAAAGCCGGCAAACAAGCGGCAAAGTAGATTTTCCTTCTCTTTAATTTCCAGTTTTACCCTACATTCCAATTTTGGGCTGTCTGATCTGCGGAAAACAGATCGGACAGCCCCCTTTTTTAAAAGGGAAGAAAAATATCCCATCGCGTCTTCACGCCACAGGATACTTTTCTAGATTATAGTTGAAGAGCAAATTGGCTGACCAAGCCGCCTTCCAGCCATTTGGCACTACTTTCGAATAATTTTTCTTCAAATGTACAGCTGGAGAAAGTGTGATCAGCCTGATCAATATACTGTTCATGAACTGGAGCGGCTGTTTTGCGTTTATTGAACGAATTAGCATACCGTAACGCATGCTCTTTTGGTATCTGCTCATCCGCTTTTGCATGAATGATATGTGCATGTCCGGTAAATGAACGAACTGCTTCGATCGGATGATGTTTTTTCAAATCTTTCAGGAACGTTTGACTGATCATGAAACCATGATGATCATGACTTCCTGTCGCTGCAATTTCACGAACCGCTTTTGGTCCAAGAATCCCAGTGATATCTTCATATGGCGCCCCCACCGGTGACCAGAGGATTAGCTTTTTAATACGATGGTCAGCTGCAGCTGTCAATGAAGCTACAGCACCTCCAAGACTATGACCGACCAGTGTAATGCGATGTTTGTCGATACCTCTGATCACACTCAGATAATCCACCACATCCCGTACTTCCTTCAGCTGATTACTAAGCGTAACATCCGAGTAATCCCCATCACTTTCCCCGCAGCCGCTGAAATCAAAGCGGAACACCCCGTAGCCCCGCTCCGTAAAATAGCGTGCCGCCTTCACAAACAAACGATGCTCTCCTACTTTACTGCCAACGAAACCATGCACAAATAGCAGAAGCGGTATGTTTTCTTTTCTATATTCAGGAAGATGCAAAGCACCTGATAAATTGTTTTCCCCGGAACGAATCGTGATCATCTTTTGCACGTCTTCTCCACTCCTGTCAATATATATTATTCCAACATGTTTAATAGGTATTATATATTGACAGAAGCCGGAAGTCAAATCACTCATCAGATTCATGCAAAAAAGCCCCCTTTGTCAGAGAGCTTTCATGCATATACCAATTATCAATCGTAATTAGACAGAGAAGTATAAAATATTCTTTACTTCACAATACCGAGCGTATTTAAAAACACAATAATAATCGTCAATGGCACAATCCACTTCATTAAAAAATGCCATAACGGATAAAGGCCAGCAGACTCTGTATGATAGAGCGTAAACTGTTCTCGGACAAGCACCTGGTCCATCTTATGGGCGATAAACAGTGCAATCAGCAGACAGCCCGCCGGCAATAGAATATTACTCACCAAATAGTCTGTTGCATCAAATACACTCTTATCAAATATCATTATTCCGGACAGTGCACTTGACGATAATGCGGAAGGTATCGCCGCAAAGAAAACCACTGCCCCAATCAGCCACGTCACAGATCTCCGAGACCGTCTGCCGCTTTCCGTCATTGCCGCCACAATAATCTCATACAAACTGAACGAAGATGTCAGCGTTGCGAATAAGAATAAAATGAGGAATAATGCCAAAAAGAGCTGTCCGAACGGAAGTTGTGAAAATACTGCCGGCAAGACCATGAATAACAGCTCCGGACCTGCTGCCGGTTCCTGACCGAAAGCGAAGACTGCAGGAAAAATTGCCAGTCCCGCCAAAAGCGACACAAACAAATTCATTCCGACAACAGATGTTGCTGATGATGTCAGACTGACATCTTTCTTCAAATATGAACTGTATGTCACCATACATGAGAATCCGACCGCTAACGAGAAGAACGACTGTCCGAGCGCATACAGCACCGACTCTCTCGTGATGCTCGAGAAATCAGGCTTCAAGAAGAATGAAACCCCCTCCATCGCGCCCGTCAATGTCAATGAACGTACAACGAGAATGATGAAAAAGATGAATAATAAAGGCATCATATACTTATTTGCCTTCTCGATTCCGTTCTGGACACCCGACGATACGACCAGCACATTAATCATCGTAAACAGCAGTAAACCGATCAAAGTAGTTACGGGGGAACCGACAATCGAACCGAATTGTTCCGAATAAGAGGCTCCTTCATTAATGATTTTGCCGCCTACAGCCAAACCGCTGTACACGAATACCCAGCCGCCTACTACACTGTAGAATGATAATAAGAGAAAACATCCTGCCACGCCGAGCTTACCGATCCATGGCCAGGCGCTTGACGAGGCCAGCTTCTTATACGCGCTGACCGCCTCTTTGCCGGAACCCCTTCCGATGATGAATTCCGAGATCAGCATCGGCAAGCCGATCAGGACAGTGAAGACTACGAACAGCAGGAAGAACGCTCCACCGCCGCTCATTCCCGTGACATACGGAAACTTCCAAATTGCTCCAAGTCCAATTGCTGCTCCCGCAGAGGACATAATAAATCCAAGTTTTGATGACCATTGTTCTTTACGACGTTCCATAATTTCACCCATTTTCTTTACTTCTGCTTATTACAGTTATACTGTACTGCTTCAGCAGAAACAAGGGGAAAATGGTTTTCGTGTTCAGATTCCTTTTGATGATTCATCTGCTTCCATACAATGTTTTCGCCAAAAAGAGCATTGGCCAGACGTTCACAGTTGCGCTGATCGAAAAAATCGATATACTCGGTCGCCTTGTTAAAGAACGGATTTTCAAATCTCTTTTCTCTAATAAGAGTATCAAGATAATCAAGAGCCTCATCTTGATTGCGCGCTTTATAACCAAACAGATCGGTATCCAGATTCAGATAAGACCCCCGATTAGCTAAAAACTCTTCCTGGTCAAAAGTGTAGAAGATAATAGGTTTATTCATATATATGAAGTCCCAGCAAATACTGGAGTAATCTGTGATGAGCATATCTGCATCTTGAAGCTCTTGCATAATCAGTATTTCATCAAAGCTGAAAAAAGATATCTTGCCGCTTATCATACCGTTCTTTCTGAAGTGCTTTTCATATCGTTTCATGAAAGGATGCAGAATAACCCTTACCTCCAGTTCCTGCTCTTGTACAATCCGCTGCAGCCTGTCACTTTTTAAAAGTTTTGCAGTGGATTGAAAGTATGTGCTTCTCAGAAATTCTTCCTCCGTCAAATCAAACAGCCACTCCCGCCATGTGAACATTAGTAACAAGCGCTTAATTTCAGTTGGAGGATGATCAGGAAGAAGACGGTCAAAACGCGCCATGCCTGTGACAACCAGCTTATCATCAGGTATGCCCCACTCATAACGCTTAATAGAATATTCATACTCCGAAGCACAATTAAAGTAATTGCATCTTTCCAGCAGAGGTACATCTTCTTTTTGGATTAAAATTTTCTTAAAGCATTCGATGCCGTGACTGATATGCAACATTACCGTTTTTTTATTTAATGAAATGAACTTATCTATATAAGGCGCTAAATCATAAATAATAGAATGCCCATGAACAGTATAACTGGCTCGGAAAAACAGTAAATAATTTTGGAAGCTTCCAAGAGGGACAGCTTTCGGAATCTGATGTTTTTTTATATAATCAAATCGCGGATCATACATCCAGTAAATATCCATTTGATCAGAGAAGTTGTTCACAGCATACTCATGGAATACTGCAGCATTATCTTCATATTTTTCTCCGAGATTTCCGCCAATCAGAAGAATGGTATCATGGTCATTACGATAGAACAATTTAGCCAATATATAAGCCAGTAAAATTTTTACATAGATCCATCCCGTCTCCCATGCACGATATTTTTTCAGCCGCATATACCCACCTCCAATGCTCTTTCTATTTCCCTATTTTCTTACACAATAAACCAATATATGTTTCCCTATCAGTTTTTCAGGGTAAAAGAATACAGCTGTAAAAATCGAAAAAGCAGAAGGGAGATAACAGTCATGATGAGAAAGATACTTTTCATTTCCGATCATGGTGATCCATTGGCACCGCTAGGCAGCCAACAGGCTGGCGGCCAAAACAACTATGTCAGACAGCTGGCTTTAGCTTTAGAGCAAGAAGGATATGCAGTAGATGTTGTGACGCATTGGAATAGCATGGACACTCCCCAAATTGAATATTTCGGTTCCGCCTGCCGAGTCATACGATTTGCTGCAGGAAAACATAAATTTATACCGAAAAACGAAATGTATCGTCTGATTCCTGAGTTTTTTGACGAAATGTCGAATACGATACATTTTACTGGTTATGATGTTGTGCACACTCATTACTGGTTATCGGGGCTTATCGGTTCGCTTATTAAGCGAAAGACGGGCCTTCCCTGGGTTCACACGAATCACTCGCTGGGCATCGCAAAAAAGAAAGCAACAGGCAGCTCGGAAGCACTCCGCCTTCTCACGGAAAAAATGATTCTGACTTCAGCAGATCTGATCGTAGTAACTTCTCAATCTGAAAAGCTGCTGATTAAGGAATTCATTGAGAATCCCGCTCCTATAAAAATTATCCCTATAGGGGTCGATAAGGCGTTTCAAGCGACCCAGCCAAAATTTACAGTTTCACCTTACTTTGCATTCGCAGGCAGACTGCAAACGACAAAAGGTATTTATACTCTTCTGGAGGCATTTGAACTGTTTATGAAAGGTCGACCTTCCACAGACTGTACTAAGCTGATTATTGCGGGCGGAAGCGAATCATGCATCTCCCCTAAGAGCCACTTACCTAACAGCCGTAAGCTTCGTGAGGCAATTGACGGTTTCGAACACAGAGTAAGATTTCTGGGCCCACAAAATCAAAAACAACTTGCCCGATTATTTACTAACTCCATCGCAACTGTTGTTCCATCCTATTATGAATCATTTGGTATGGTTGCCGCGGAAGCTCAAGCATGCGGAAGCCCTGTTATCGCTTCAAAAGTGGGCGGACTGAAAGACGTCGTGAAACACCGTGTAACTGGATTGCATGTGGAACCCCGTAATCCAGTCCAGCTGTCACATGCCATGTCTGCTTTACTGAATAATAATCATCTTACGAACAGACTCAAACAGAGAGCCATCGCTTATGCACAGCAGGAATTTGACTGGAGTGTACTGGCTATTAAAATGAGTAAGGCTTATAAAGGAGTTACCAATGATACGAAAATCATACTTGCTGGCAACTGATTTGGATAACACGTTAGTAGGTGATCCAGAAGCGCTGAAACATTTATTTACATTTTATAAAGAGAAGGAATTCGATCCCGGATTGATATATGTAACAGGCAGACATTTGAATTCAGCACTTTCGCTCATCCAACAAGAAAAATTACCGTCGCCTGATATCCTGATCACTGACGTAGGAACAGCTATTTACCATGCTCCTGATTGGTCTGAAGATAAAACATGGGCCACTTGGGTAAATGAAACGTGGCTGCCTGAAGATGTTTTATCAATATTCAAAAATACACCCGCACTTGTACGGCAGAAATTGCCCCATCAAAAACGTATTTCTTTTACAGTGCGCTCCAGACAGTCAAATATCGTACAAGCCATTCAAGCTAAACTCTATGCTCATAACATTCCCTGTCATCTCGTTTATAGTTCGGGCTGTGAT
The Sporosarcina sp. P33 genome window above contains:
- a CDS encoding CDP-glycerol glycerophosphotransferase family protein, whose product is MRLKKYRAWETGWIYVKILLAYILAKLFYRNDHDTILLIGGNLGEKYEDNAAVFHEYAVNNFSDQMDIYWMYDPRFDYIKKHQIPKAVPLGSFQNYLLFFRASYTVHGHSIIYDLAPYIDKFISLNKKTVMLHISHGIECFKKILIQKEDVPLLERCNYFNCASEYEYSIKRYEWGIPDDKLVVTGMARFDRLLPDHPPTEIKRLLLMFTWREWLFDLTEEEFLRSTYFQSTAKLLKSDRLQRIVQEQELEVRVILHPFMKRYEKHFRKNGMISGKISFFSFDEILIMQELQDADMLITDYSSICWDFIYMNKPIIFYTFDQEEFLANRGSYLNLDTDLFGYKARNQDEALDYLDTLIREKRFENPFFNKATEYIDFFDQRNCERLANALFGENIVWKQMNHQKESEHENHFPLVSAEAVQYNCNKQK
- a CDS encoding superoxide dismutase, which codes for MKPFVLPELPYAVDGLEPYIDARTLEIHHGKHHQTYVNNLNAALENHEELQSQSLESLLTDLSQVPEEIRTAVQNNGGGHYCHSLFWESMTVKGKGEPSADIKREIDKYFTTFDNFQDVLSKAAISRFGSGYGWLVLNNGELEVMSTPNQDTPLKDGKTPLLVIDVWEHAYYLAYQNRRPDFVKNWWHTVDWDVVNERFLKAGKQAAK
- a CDS encoding alkaline phosphatase family protein yields the protein MTNRMTVFIIIFITIICTINNPSVRAAESAGTISVVSFDGLGYMDAKRYMDKGIMRNLQKFQQEAAYATDFVTVTPSLTAPSHAAMATGAGPAKTGIVSNQFHSSGEKVKDDQSGFSQTLGVTPIWKEARDQGKVTATVAFPDSNPDNASAATYAVYSGGTLADSELHDLSFSPIEDERAEQLSSGSMDVEEAVISLDIKNSPSLQLYVLRTDEHEPKFYLSMNQKEIGEEISVEDWVAAALDVPSLDSAGFYMKLKKNPDNNEELQLFQGTVMGGLYRGPGKFAEDIDERFGFYPAADELTAFTNGDITREEYEQAGERFTDWVTDVSLYIKEQYRPDLLFYYYPVVDNELHEYLLREPAQPGYVTANILEKEMYVSWAFSQADQAIGRIWNDMNPEDYLFIVSDHGLEPIHTRLSPNKELEKAGLLVKNQSGEIDQTKTKAYAEASGTIAHVYVNLKGREKKGIVEPEEFDQVRKEIVSVFTGRTVFSSLIQNLEETAHPILRWLTGASDIAYSYPGITLLSDRKKVQVSPYEKVWMAGAEDYDKINNDNSGDVFLSAAPGYLMGKDAEIAVEPTQEMGSHGGDPERPRLRPILYAAGPMIKPGEITDRITMTDIAPSVYELLDLRAPDFVDGKAIWQRESIYK
- a CDS encoding glycosyltransferase, which translates into the protein MMRKILFISDHGDPLAPLGSQQAGGQNNYVRQLALALEQEGYAVDVVTHWNSMDTPQIEYFGSACRVIRFAAGKHKFIPKNEMYRLIPEFFDEMSNTIHFTGYDVVHTHYWLSGLIGSLIKRKTGLPWVHTNHSLGIAKKKATGSSEALRLLTEKMILTSADLIVVTSQSEKLLIKEFIENPAPIKIIPIGVDKAFQATQPKFTVSPYFAFAGRLQTTKGIYTLLEAFELFMKGRPSTDCTKLIIAGGSESCISPKSHLPNSRKLREAIDGFEHRVRFLGPQNQKQLARLFTNSIATVVPSYYESFGMVAAEAQACGSPVIASKVGGLKDVVKHRVTGLHVEPRNPVQLSHAMSALLNNNHLTNRLKQRAIAYAQQEFDWSVLAIKMSKAYKGVTNDTKIILAGN
- a CDS encoding HAD-IIB family hydrolase — protein: MIRKSYLLATDLDNTLVGDPEALKHLFTFYKEKEFDPGLIYVTGRHLNSALSLIQQEKLPSPDILITDVGTAIYHAPDWSEDKTWATWVNETWLPEDVLSIFKNTPALVRQKLPHQKRISFTVRSRQSNIVQAIQAKLYAHNIPCHLVYSSGCDLDILPERSGKGKAVEYVLQKYAKNDVKILLAGDSGNDADMLTLGYPAVIVGNAQEELSKLPSHTLLYRAVEYYAAGIKEAWDHFYPAAQQ
- a CDS encoding alpha/beta hydrolase, producing the protein MITIRSGENNLSGALHLPEYRKENIPLLLFVHGFVGSKVGEHRLFVKAARYFTERGYGVFRFDFSGCGESDGDYSDVTLSNQLKEVRDVVDYLSVIRGIDKHRITLVGHSLGGAVASLTAAADHRIKKLILWSPVGAPYEDITGILGPKAVREIAATGSHDHHGFMISQTFLKDLKKHHPIEAVRSFTGHAHIIHAKADEQIPKEHALRYANSFNKRKTAAPVHEQYIDQADHTFSSCTFEEKLFESSAKWLEGGLVSQFALQL
- a CDS encoding sodium-dependent transporter → MERRKEQWSSKLGFIMSSAGAAIGLGAIWKFPYVTGMSGGGAFFLLFVVFTVLIGLPMLISEFIIGRGSGKEAVSAYKKLASSSAWPWIGKLGVAGCFLLLSFYSVVGGWVFVYSGLAVGGKIINEGASYSEQFGSIVGSPVTTLIGLLLFTMINVLVVSSGVQNGIEKANKYMMPLLFIFFIILVVRSLTLTGAMEGVSFFLKPDFSSITRESVLYALGQSFFSLAVGFSCMVTYSSYLKKDVSLTSSATSVVGMNLFVSLLAGLAIFPAVFAFGQEPAAGPELLFMVLPAVFSQLPFGQLFLALFLILFLFATLTSSFSLYEIIVAAMTESGRRSRRSVTWLIGAVVFFAAIPSALSSSALSGIMIFDKSVFDATDYLVSNILLPAGCLLIALFIAHKMDQVLVREQFTLYHTESAGLYPLWHFLMKWIVPLTIIIVFLNTLGIVK
- a CDS encoding ABC transporter ATP-binding protein, yielding MNERKKLLQVKDLQTTFFTDSGEIPAVDHVDFYVREGEVLGIVGESGCGKSVTSLSIMQLVPNPPGKITGGEILFEGQDLLKKSEKEMRKIRGNDVAMIFQEPMTSLNPLFTIGNQMSEAISLHEKKWSKKQIKERAIEMLKLVGLPRSEEIMKEYPHQLSGGMRQRVMIAMALVCDPKVLIADEPTTALDVTIQAQILKLMRELNERMNTAILLITHDLGVVAETCERVVVMYAGQVIEEATTEDIFENPCHPYTRGLIQSVPDMRDKKDRLYSIPGNVPKPGSIEKGCRFAARCESAFSRCWVQTPELYQNADNHQTRCFLYDGQEGVTGTDEQAAAES